The Collibacillus ludicampi region CATATCGGAGTGATGTTGAGACGTTCATCAATCCAATCATACGTCTTTTTCAGCATGTGTCACACCTTCCTTTGTTGTATCGAAGTACCGAGCTTGACGATTCCGTTTTCTACCTTCACATCGTACACGTCCAACGGCCTGCGTGCGGGTGACTCCGGTGAATTCACACCGAATTTGTCGAACTTGGAACCGTGACAAGGGCAGAGGAAAAACCACTTCCCGTCTTTCGGAGATTCCGACTTGCCGTTAGCGTCCACCGTACCGTTGATCCCACATCCCAAATGAGTGCAAATGTTCGACATCGCAAGGATCTTTCCTTGTTGATCTTTAATGATCCATGCTGTTAACTGAACATCCGACTCCACCCAACCGTCTTTCTTTTTCACTTTGAACTCTACTTTCTTCGGAAGCTTATCGTCAAAATCTGATTCTTTTCCCACTTCGACGTAATCGGTTCCTCCTGCTCTCGTCAGCGGATCGATCGCAAACGGAATCATCGGAGAAACTATCGCCGCAGCCATGAAAGCGCCCGTTCCGCCTAACGCATACGTAAGAAATTGGCGTCGCGAGAGACTTTCCTTTTCCGCATTCTTTTTCTCGTCGCTCATATCTGTAACCCCCTTGCCGAAACGAATTTCGTCATCTGGATAATGAGTGCCTGAGCGGGTACACCCATCTTAAGAAAATTTCAACCTCTGTTGGCCACGCACTCGCGGCATGGGTGTCTATCCTGATGATTCATGGCTATTTCATAAATATGATTCATAAGATGCGATTATTTCCACAAGCTTATCACATCTTCAATCAATCTTGTGCCCAGTTCGCGCAAGTATGCTTCCCCTTTTTCTGCTGCATTTTTTGAAGACGCTCCCGAAATCCACTGTTGGAATTCAGAAAAACCCTCGGACTCATGCTCGATACGCCAATTGGACAAAAGAACCTTCCATCCTTCAGTCCTTAAACGCTCACCGGCGAGTTGCAAGGATGTAAAATTTCCTTCATGTCCATTCAAAAGAACCGCGTATTTCATCCCCCTCTGTTGAAACCCTCGTAAGAGATGATAAATAAAATCAGCGAGTACCGAGACGGGCGATTCGATGGTTTCTGTATGATCGGCGATATCAAAAAGCCCGTACGCCAATTCCGGTAGCAAACAGACACGTCCGGTTAGACTTTCTTCGATGATTTCCCCCAGCCGTCTGACGGTTAGCAAATCCACTCCCATTGGGGCATCGTCCGCTTGTACAGCGAGCGCACAGACCGGCAAGATAACCGTGTCAACATAAGGCAATCGTTCGTTCAACTGATCTCGATGTGTATGTACCAGTTTCATAGGGCTCGCACCTCCTTGATCGCGGATATAATTCTTAATAGATACGTTTGTTCTTGTTAACAAAAAGGAGCTAAGCAATTAGCTTAACTCCAACTCTTCTCTTAATTCGTTTGTGAGTTCTAGGAAGCGTCTTTTATCCCTTTTATCCAGAGCTTCGTCAATCTGCTCATACTTCTTCGACAGTTTCCACTGACGTACCACATAATCCAGAAACAATTCCGCTTGAAGCGAAATCAGAGCATCTGCCGATTCCTTGGAATCATCCATCGGGTTCGTTTCCAAAACCGCCGCATACTCCGGTGATATGCTTCTATCTTTAAAGAATAAGCCTATATAAACATCTTCCGTCGGATTATTATGAATATCGAGAAAAGCTTTCTCTACATCGGACGTTACCCTTTTATTTTTGTAAAATTTGAACGGCGTCATTTGAACACACTTTGTGGACATGAGAATCGTCTTCGGTAAATTGCGGAAGTTGTCGATAAAATGCACGTGTTCAAGGATCTGATCATTGGAACACAAATATTGGAGCAACCATTCTGCTTCCCGGTTTTGGAGCTCGTATTTTTCAAGGAACCATTTGATAAATTGTTTCTTTTCAGCAATTTTGATGACTTCTCCCACCGCCGTTCCCTCCTTTACACTTTCCGCAATTATAAAGAAAATTTAGCAAATTTTCTTGGCTATAACCTATAAGCAATGTTGTGAATATTCTTTGTATAATATATTCGGCGGAGCGTTGATGATTTCCTGTTTTTTTTGCTGAAAAATATTTGGAAACGGATGAATATTTTTAATATCTCAAGTTGTGGTGCTCTCAATATAAGGAGGATAAACAAGCTGAGAAGAGAGAGGAACTGGATCATGAGCAAATGGGGATACCACCGACGGCATCCCC contains the following coding sequences:
- a CDS encoding ubiquinol-cytochrome c reductase iron-sulfur subunit, whose translation is MSDEKKNAEKESLSRRQFLTYALGGTGAFMAAAIVSPMIPFAIDPLTRAGGTDYVEVGKESDFDDKLPKKVEFKVKKKDGWVESDVQLTAWIIKDQQGKILAMSNICTHLGCGINGTVDANGKSESPKDGKWFFLCPCHGSKFDKFGVNSPESPARRPLDVYDVKVENGIVKLGTSIQQRKV
- a CDS encoding creatininase family protein; this translates as MKLVHTHRDQLNERLPYVDTVILPVCALAVQADDAPMGVDLLTVRRLGEIIEESLTGRVCLLPELAYGLFDIADHTETIESPVSVLADFIYHLLRGFQQRGMKYAVLLNGHEGNFTSLQLAGERLRTEGWKVLLSNWRIEHESEGFSEFQQWISGASSKNAAEKGEAYLRELGTRLIEDVISLWK
- a CDS encoding ReoY family proteolytic degradation factor, coding for MGEVIKIAEKKQFIKWFLEKYELQNREAEWLLQYLCSNDQILEHVHFIDNFRNLPKTILMSTKCVQMTPFKFYKNKRVTSDVEKAFLDIHNNPTEDVYIGLFFKDRSISPEYAAVLETNPMDDSKESADALISLQAELFLDYVVRQWKLSKKYEQIDEALDKRDKRRFLELTNELREELELS